One stretch of Lachnospiraceae bacterium oral taxon 096 DNA includes these proteins:
- a CDS encoding glycoside hydrolase family 3 C-terminal domain-containing protein — MEQMTLPEKAAILSGKNVWETRGIKRLGIPSITLSDGPHGIRKQNTAGDHLGMQESMKATCFPTAATMANSWDEQLAEEVGEALGQEARHQGVDILLGPGMNIKRNPLCGRNFEYFSEDPYLTGKMAGGYIRGIQSMGIYACPKHFAVNSQEDDRMSMDAIVDERALREIYLSAFEMAICDAKAKSLMTSYNKVNGIYSNENPYLLKKVLRREWNFKGMVVTDWGGSCDHVKGVKMRSNLEMPAAGLASARELLEALKDHRLSRRELDIAVLDLLNAIDELSQKKPMDVDIKAHHCLARRAAAQSAVLLKNEGKVLPLKKGQSVALIGDFAFSPRYQGAGSSLVRPTKLENSVDCAKHFGLNVVGVASGYERNGLPNVKKMFDAMWLAKRADVIIYYMGLTESSETEGLDRKHMKIPRNQLDVLAALQKMNQNIVVVLSGGSVVEMDWQKHCRAIVHGYLSGQAGASAMMEVLTGRVNPSGHLAESYPMKYEDVSIFGRESHKNVQYRESIYVGYRYYEKRNIQLSFPFGFGLSYTDFLYRNLQVDDKGIHFFIKNVGKFDGATVAQMYIGLAKSKVFRAKKELKGFTKVFLKRGEEKQVDICFDQYSFRFWNEKIKKWDVEPGEYEIFVGESCEDIWLRGKIIKKNVHWQGKSQEEILPHYYSGNTPKVTKKEFLKLLHRVSKKEQWNADLSVDDTVGQLYYAKSKLARGIYRYLVRKKNRRQMMGSLDLNLLFVYHMPFRSLAKMSGGRMSMEMVCALLQMVNGHLFVGLWEFLVATLNNRIQNQRYQRYLDKK; from the coding sequence ATGGAGCAGATGACTTTGCCAGAAAAGGCGGCCATCTTATCGGGGAAAAATGTCTGGGAGACCAGGGGGATCAAGCGATTGGGAATTCCGTCCATAACCCTTTCTGACGGTCCTCATGGCATTCGAAAGCAGAACACAGCGGGAGACCATTTGGGAATGCAAGAATCGATGAAGGCCACTTGTTTTCCGACGGCGGCAACGATGGCGAACAGTTGGGATGAGCAATTGGCTGAGGAAGTTGGAGAGGCACTTGGGCAGGAGGCAAGGCATCAGGGAGTAGACATTTTGCTTGGTCCTGGAATGAATATCAAGAGAAATCCACTGTGTGGTCGCAATTTTGAATATTTTTCAGAAGATCCCTATTTGACGGGAAAAATGGCGGGAGGATATATTCGTGGAATACAGTCGATGGGCATCTATGCTTGCCCAAAGCATTTTGCAGTCAATAGTCAAGAAGATGACCGAATGTCAATGGATGCCATTGTTGATGAGCGTGCACTTCGGGAGATTTATCTGAGTGCTTTTGAAATGGCCATTTGTGATGCAAAAGCGAAATCTTTGATGACCAGTTACAATAAGGTTAATGGGATTTATTCTAATGAAAATCCCTATCTTTTAAAGAAAGTTTTGCGGAGAGAGTGGAATTTTAAGGGAATGGTTGTCACAGATTGGGGTGGAAGTTGCGACCATGTCAAAGGGGTAAAGATGCGTTCTAATCTGGAAATGCCTGCTGCAGGCTTAGCTTCGGCAAGAGAATTGTTGGAGGCATTAAAAGACCATAGACTTTCGAGACGGGAACTAGATATTGCTGTCTTGGATTTACTGAATGCCATTGATGAATTGAGCCAGAAAAAGCCAATGGATGTTGATATAAAGGCACATCACTGTTTGGCCAGAAGGGCAGCGGCACAAAGTGCAGTGCTGCTAAAAAATGAGGGCAAAGTTTTGCCACTAAAAAAAGGTCAGTCGGTTGCCCTCATTGGAGATTTTGCCTTTTCTCCTCGGTATCAAGGGGCGGGATCTTCACTTGTTCGGCCGACAAAATTAGAAAATAGTGTGGACTGTGCTAAGCACTTTGGACTTAATGTGGTTGGCGTTGCATCAGGATATGAGAGAAATGGACTGCCCAATGTAAAAAAAATGTTTGATGCAATGTGGTTAGCTAAACGAGCGGATGTGATCATCTATTATATGGGACTTACAGAGAGCAGTGAGACTGAGGGACTAGATCGAAAGCATATGAAAATCCCAAGAAATCAATTGGATGTGTTGGCTGCATTACAGAAGATGAATCAAAATATTGTGGTGGTACTCAGTGGTGGCTCAGTGGTAGAAATGGATTGGCAAAAGCACTGTAGGGCGATCGTTCATGGCTATTTATCAGGTCAGGCAGGGGCATCAGCGATGATGGAGGTGTTGACAGGAAGAGTCAATCCATCGGGGCATTTGGCGGAGAGTTATCCAATGAAATACGAAGATGTTTCCATTTTTGGTAGAGAAAGCCATAAAAATGTACAGTATAGAGAGAGCATCTATGTTGGCTACCGCTACTACGAAAAGAGGAATATCCAGCTATCTTTTCCATTTGGATTTGGACTTTCTTACACCGATTTTTTGTATAGAAATTTGCAGGTTGATGATAAGGGCATTCATTTTTTTATAAAAAATGTGGGAAAATTTGATGGGGCAACGGTGGCCCAGATGTATATTGGCCTTGCAAAGAGCAAGGTTTTTCGAGCAAAGAAGGAGCTAAAGGGATTTACCAAGGTTTTTTTAAAGCGGGGAGAAGAAAAGCAAGTGGATATTTGCTTTGATCAGTATAGCTTTCGATTTTGGAATGAAAAAATAAAAAAATGGGATGTAGAGCCTGGGGAATATGAGATTTTTGTCGGCGAAAGCTGTGAAGATATTTGGTTGAGAGGAAAGATCATAAAGAAAAATGTGCATTGGCAGGGAAAGAGTCAAGAGGAAATATTGCCACATTACTACAGTGGAAATACCCCAAAGGTGACAAAAAAAGAATTCTTAAAATTACTCCATCGAGTGTCTAAAAAGGAACAGTGGAATGCAGATTTGAGTGTAGATGATACGGTGGGGCAACTTTATTATGCAAAGAGCAAACTTGCCAGGGGAATTTATCGCTATTTGGTAAGAAAGAAAAATCGCAGGCAGATGATGGGAAGCTTGGATTTAAATTTGTTGTTTGTATATCATATGCCATTTCGAAGCTTAGCAAAGATGAGTGGAGGGCGAATGAGTATGGAAATGGTTTGTGCCCTACTTCAGATGGTCAATGGACATTTATTTGTGGGTTTATGGGAATTTTTGGTTGCTACACTGAATAATCGCATACAAAATCAGAGATATCAAAGATATCTGGACAAAAAATAA
- a CDS encoding glycosyltransferase family 2 protein, with the protein MKVSIIVPVYNAQESLRRCIDSVLGQEFQDFELLLMDDGSQDESGVIIDEYAKKDSRVCAVHKKNSGVSDTRNQALDRAKGEYIQFLDADDWISSDATKLFVRKAEETNADMVISDFYRVVGKHISVKGDIDTEDVMTRQEYGDRMMENPADYYYGVIWNKLFRREILEKYHLRMDRDISFCEDFIFAMDYILHCERIVALNAPTYYYVKTEGSLVAKNMNLKKIAAMKWSVMQYYDDFYQKLHTEEEYKSRKLEILSFLIGFSKDDASIPGIPGTKRLGEELPAVYLFDRLPDNIFVNHYYKSKLISRYLTAIGLRYNLKMEDVAVLMVLHFVKTGATIKEIANYLDRSQAMILATVQKLIWKKMVQIQKVEITNSVYTLDAEAMKIGRDIEQAIADFHAVCYQGMSKEDRIKYQQLEECAEKNIQRILSDPNRGMMSEQTE; encoded by the coding sequence ATGAAGGTAAGTATTATTGTTCCTGTGTACAATGCACAGGAATCATTGAGACGCTGTATTGATAGCGTACTTGGACAGGAATTTCAAGATTTTGAATTGTTGCTGATGGACGATGGCAGTCAGGATGAAAGTGGAGTGATTATTGATGAATATGCAAAAAAAGATTCCAGAGTGTGTGCCGTACACAAGAAAAATTCTGGTGTTTCGGATACCAGAAATCAAGCATTGGATAGAGCAAAAGGTGAGTATATTCAATTTTTGGATGCCGATGACTGGATTAGTTCCGATGCAACAAAGTTATTTGTACGAAAGGCTGAAGAGACCAATGCTGATATGGTGATTTCTGATTTTTATCGTGTGGTGGGAAAGCATATTTCGGTCAAGGGCGATATTGATACAGAGGATGTGATGACTAGACAAGAATATGGCGATCGCATGATGGAGAATCCTGCAGATTACTACTATGGTGTCATTTGGAACAAATTGTTTCGAAGAGAAATTTTAGAAAAGTATCATTTGCGAATGGATCGAGACATCAGTTTTTGTGAGGATTTTATCTTTGCAATGGATTATATTTTACATTGTGAGCGAATTGTGGCACTCAATGCTCCAACCTACTACTATGTAAAGACAGAAGGCTCATTGGTTGCGAAAAATATGAATTTAAAAAAGATTGCAGCGATGAAGTGGAGTGTCATGCAATACTACGATGATTTTTACCAAAAGTTGCATACAGAAGAAGAATACAAAAGCCGAAAATTGGAGATTTTGTCTTTTTTAATTGGATTTTCAAAGGATGATGCCAGTATTCCTGGCATTCCAGGCACAAAGCGACTGGGAGAGGAACTTCCAGCGGTCTATCTCTTTGATCGTCTTCCAGACAATATTTTTGTCAATCATTACTATAAAAGCAAATTGATCTCTCGCTATTTGACGGCGATCGGTCTTCGCTACAATTTGAAGATGGAAGATGTTGCTGTGTTGATGGTCTTACATTTTGTAAAGACTGGTGCAACCATCAAGGAGATTGCGAATTATTTGGATAGATCTCAGGCAATGATTCTGGCTACGGTACAGAAATTGATCTGGAAAAAGATGGTACAGATTCAAAAGGTGGAGATTACCAATAGTGTTTATACATTGGATGCAGAGGCAATGAAGATTGGGAGGGACATTGAACAGGCTATAGCAGATTTTCATGCGGTGTGCTATCAGGGAATGAGTAAAGAAGATAGAATAAAGTATCAGCAATTGGAAGAATGTGCAGAAAAAAATATTCAGCGTATTCTCAGTGATCCAAATCGAGGAATGATGAGTGAGCAAACAGAGTAA
- the leuD gene encoding 3-isopropylmalate dehydratase small subunit — protein MEEFKIYTGTTVPLMNNNIDTDQLMPKQFLKSIEKKGYAKYLMYDWRYLDDKMTENPDFVFNKPEYKKATILISGDNFGSGSSREHAAWGLVDYGFRVVIAGSFSDIHYNNELNNGLLPIVQPLEVRKKLASLKPSDEVTIDLPNQKIISPVGEFSFDIDKQWKYKLVNGLDDISITLEHDGEITKYEEHRPSYWQS, from the coding sequence ATGGAAGAATTTAAGATTTATACTGGAACGACAGTTCCTTTGATGAACAATAATATTGATACCGATCAGTTGATGCCAAAGCAATTTTTAAAGAGCATTGAGAAAAAGGGATATGCGAAGTATTTGATGTATGATTGGAGATATTTGGATGATAAGATGACAGAGAATCCAGATTTTGTCTTCAACAAACCAGAGTACAAGAAGGCGACCATTTTGATTTCAGGTGACAACTTTGGCTCAGGATCTTCAAGAGAGCATGCGGCCTGGGGACTGGTCGATTATGGATTTCGTGTGGTGATTGCTGGATCATTTAGTGATATCCACTACAATAATGAGTTAAACAATGGGCTTTTGCCAATTGTACAACCGCTGGAAGTGAGAAAAAAATTGGCTAGCTTAAAGCCAAGTGATGAGGTGACGATTGACCTTCCAAATCAAAAGATTATTTCTCCAGTTGGAGAGTTCTCATTTGATATTGATAAACAATGGAAGTATAAGCTGGTGAATGGACTGGATGATATTTCCATTACTTTGGAGCACGATGGAGAAATCACAAAATATGAAGAGCATCGCCCGTCCTATTGGCAATCATAA
- the leuC gene encoding 3-isopropylmalate dehydratase large subunit has product MSGKSIFDKVWDRHVITGKEGEPQLLYVDQHYIHEVTSPQAFEGLREKNRKLRRPELTFATFDHNIPTVDIFKIDDEISKLQLDTLAKNVKEFGVPCAEHGSEKQGIVHMIGSETGRTQPGKVIVCGDSHTATHGAFGAIAFGIGTTEVEHVFATQCIWQVKPKKLLVKFTGKPQPGIGAKDYILALIAKYGVSSGSGYAAEYTGEAIEALNMEQRMTISNMSIEFGAKVGMINPDQTTFDYLRGRECAPKDFDAAVEDWKTLVSDPDAKYDKVMEIDVSELAPMVTWGTNPGMGVAFGEKFPEIRDVNDERAYDYMGEKPGQTIDRIDIGYVFIGSCTNGRLCDLEEAAKYVKGKHIASTLTAIVVPGSRPVKRAAEELGLDKIFIDAGFEWREPGCSMCLGMNPDRVAPGVHCASTSNRNFEGRQGAGARTHLCSPAMAAAAAIYGHFVDVRKLPESLV; this is encoded by the coding sequence ATGAGTGGAAAATCAATATTTGACAAGGTCTGGGATAGACATGTCATTACAGGAAAAGAGGGCGAACCTCAGCTTTTGTATGTAGACCAGCACTATATTCATGAAGTAACTAGCCCACAGGCTTTTGAGGGACTCAGAGAGAAAAATCGAAAGTTGAGAAGACCAGAGTTAACTTTTGCTACCTTCGATCACAATATTCCGACAGTGGATATTTTTAAGATTGATGATGAAATTTCCAAGTTACAGCTCGATACATTGGCAAAAAATGTCAAAGAATTTGGTGTACCTTGTGCAGAGCATGGCTCAGAAAAACAGGGTATTGTTCATATGATTGGCTCAGAGACAGGAAGAACACAACCGGGAAAGGTCATTGTCTGTGGGGATAGTCATACGGCAACCCATGGTGCATTTGGTGCAATTGCCTTTGGTATTGGTACGACGGAGGTTGAACATGTCTTTGCCACTCAGTGCATTTGGCAGGTGAAGCCAAAGAAGTTGTTGGTGAAGTTTACGGGTAAGCCACAACCTGGCATTGGTGCAAAGGACTATATTCTGGCTCTAATTGCAAAGTATGGCGTTTCTTCTGGTTCGGGATATGCAGCTGAATATACAGGAGAGGCAATTGAGGCCTTAAATATGGAGCAGAGAATGACCATCAGTAATATGTCCATTGAGTTTGGGGCAAAGGTGGGAATGATCAATCCAGATCAGACGACATTTGATTATTTGAGGGGAAGAGAGTGTGCACCAAAAGACTTTGATGCGGCTGTAGAAGATTGGAAGACTTTGGTTTCTGATCCAGATGCAAAGTACGATAAGGTGATGGAAATTGATGTGTCAGAGCTTGCACCGATGGTTACCTGGGGAACGAATCCAGGTATGGGGGTAGCTTTTGGCGAGAAATTCCCAGAAATTCGCGATGTCAATGATGAGCGTGCCTATGACTATATGGGAGAAAAGCCAGGACAGACGATCGACCGGATTGATATTGGCTATGTATTTATTGGTTCTTGCACCAATGGTCGTCTCTGTGATCTTGAAGAGGCAGCAAAGTATGTCAAGGGAAAGCATATTGCATCGACACTGACAGCGATTGTTGTTCCAGGTTCAAGACCAGTAAAGCGTGCTGCAGAAGAGTTAGGACTTGATAAAATCTTTATCGATGCTGGCTTTGAGTGGAGAGAGCCAGGTTGTTCGATGTGTCTTGGTATGAATCCAGACCGTGTAGCTCCAGGTGTGCATTGTGCATCTACTTCAAACCGAAACTTTGAAGGACGACAGGGAGCAGGGGCAAGAACACATCTTTGCTCTCCAGCTATGGCAGCAGCGGCGGCTATTTATGGCCATTTTGTAGATGTAAGAAAATTACCAGAATCTTTAGTGTAA
- a CDS encoding VanZ family protein: MQFYVRVLTQAMFIYPLIVLIVTIPYVIYNYFKYGSVWSIRIFVVYSFILYMLCVYCLVILPLPSAQEAAKLHGHKRELEALQFIPKIFQQVHIEKDDPRTWINLLKSPAFMTNLLNVFMTIPFGMYLHYYFKKGVIKTTIYSFFLSLFFELTQLSGLYFIYKGSYRLFAVDDLIFNTMGGFLGFFIVWPFMAFLPSREEIDATSYERGKSISLPRRLISLMIDLGLLGVVVWALRQFGIFISRVEFYGIVVLAYFSILPIFTRGRTIGKFLTKTRIRGKKKARALPWYSYFLRYGSLELIVFWIPNLLFYAMLYLAEREGVQDSVQFVLLCLLSGVYILYFFLAAIKVLMKKRLFYERWSKTKIVSTVEWDEEDEEE, from the coding sequence ATGCAATTTTATGTGAGAGTTTTAACACAGGCAATGTTCATTTATCCGCTGATTGTGTTGATAGTGACCATTCCCTATGTTATTTATAATTATTTTAAGTATGGGTCAGTATGGAGTATACGCATATTTGTGGTTTACTCATTTATTTTGTATATGCTCTGTGTGTATTGTTTAGTTATTTTACCTTTGCCCTCTGCACAGGAGGCCGCAAAACTACATGGGCATAAGAGAGAGCTAGAAGCATTGCAGTTTATCCCTAAAATTTTTCAACAAGTACATATCGAAAAGGATGACCCAAGAACATGGATCAATTTATTGAAGAGTCCTGCCTTTATGACCAATTTACTCAATGTTTTTATGACGATTCCGTTTGGAATGTATTTGCATTATTATTTTAAAAAAGGAGTGATAAAGACAACCATTTATTCGTTCTTTCTTTCCCTCTTTTTCGAGTTGACACAGCTTTCGGGGCTATATTTTATCTATAAGGGAAGTTATCGACTCTTTGCGGTGGACGATTTGATCTTTAATACGATGGGGGGATTTTTGGGATTTTTCATTGTTTGGCCGTTTATGGCATTTTTGCCGAGCAGAGAAGAGATTGATGCGACAAGTTACGAGAGAGGAAAGAGTATTTCTTTGCCAAGAAGGTTGATTTCTTTGATGATTGACTTAGGTCTACTCGGTGTAGTTGTTTGGGCTTTGAGGCAATTTGGGATCTTCATAAGTAGAGTGGAATTTTATGGGATTGTGGTTCTTGCCTACTTTAGTATTTTGCCAATTTTTACTAGAGGAAGAACCATTGGAAAATTCTTGACCAAGACAAGAATTCGAGGAAAGAAAAAGGCGAGAGCTTTGCCTTGGTATTCCTATTTTTTGCGCTATGGAAGCTTGGAATTGATTGTATTTTGGATTCCCAATCTTCTTTTTTATGCTATGCTCTATTTGGCTGAGAGAGAAGGAGTACAAGATAGTGTGCAGTTTGTACTTCTTTGTCTATTGAGTGGCGTGTATATTCTCTATTTCTTTTTGGCAGCAATTAAGGTCTTGATGAAAAAGAGATTATTTTATGAACGCTGGTCAAAGACAAAGATTGTCAGCACTGTGGAGTGGGATGAAGAAGATGAAGAGGAATAG
- a CDS encoding NAD(P)H-dependent oxidoreductase — MMKTLVAYFSVSGNTKKIAQELAQIEGADLYEIVPAKAYTAEDLDWKNKESRTTKEMSDPNCRPELAGEKLNMDEYDTIFLGFPLWWEREPSVVDTFLTSYNFEGKIIFPFCTSGGSAMKMTCERINNLLERKAKVAEGKRLGGDISKEDLKLWSDGVEE; from the coding sequence ATCATGAAGACATTAGTAGCCTATTTTAGTGTCAGTGGAAACACAAAAAAGATTGCACAGGAGTTAGCTCAGATCGAAGGTGCAGACCTATATGAGATTGTCCCTGCAAAGGCCTATACTGCTGAGGATTTGGATTGGAAAAATAAGGAATCAAGAACGACAAAAGAGATGTCTGATCCAAATTGTCGCCCAGAGCTTGCAGGGGAGAAGTTAAATATGGATGAGTATGATACTATTTTCTTGGGATTTCCACTTTGGTGGGAGAGAGAACCAAGTGTAGTTGATACCTTCCTTACATCCTATAACTTCGAAGGAAAAATTATTTTCCCATTCTGCACATCAGGCGGAAGTGCTATGAAGATGACTTGTGAGCGAATTAATAATTTACTTGAGCGCAAGGCTAAGGTTGCTGAGGGAAAGCGTCTTGGTGGAGATATTTCCAAGGAAGATTTAAAGCTTTGGAGTGATGGTGTTGAAGAATAG